From Oscillatoria sp. FACHB-1407, one genomic window encodes:
- a CDS encoding NAD(P)/FAD-dependent oxidoreductase yields the protein MTQQPARICILGGGFGGLYTALRLSQFPWEKPNQPEIVLVDQRDRFLFSPLLYELVTDELETWEVAPPFSDLLANTGIQFHQAEVAGINLETQQVHLQTGTDLSFDRLVLALGGETPLNLAPGVAEYAIPFRTVADAYRLKEKLRSLEASDREKIRVAIVGAGYSGIELACKLAERLGERGRIRIVEIGDQILRTSPEFNREAATKALQERGVWVDLETKVVSVNPEAIALEYKGKVDEIPVDIVLWTVGTQVPEIVQHLPLKHNQRGQVVVTPLLQVVDAPDVFAVGDLAECYDAEGQRVPATAQVAFQQAEFASWNIWASLTDRPLLPFRYQALGEMMSLGMSDATFTGLGVKLEGTPAHVMRRLAYLYRMPTLEHQLKVGLNWIMRPIQDLLMP from the coding sequence ATGACTCAACAACCTGCCCGCATTTGCATTCTTGGTGGAGGCTTTGGTGGTCTTTACACCGCATTGCGTTTGAGCCAATTTCCATGGGAGAAGCCTAATCAGCCTGAGATTGTGCTGGTGGATCAGCGCGATCGCTTCCTGTTTTCTCCATTGCTCTATGAGTTGGTCACGGATGAACTGGAGACGTGGGAGGTTGCTCCCCCGTTTAGTGATCTGCTGGCAAACACGGGCATTCAGTTTCATCAAGCGGAGGTTGCCGGGATCAATCTGGAAACCCAGCAGGTGCATTTGCAAACGGGTACGGATTTGTCTTTTGATCGCCTGGTGTTGGCGTTGGGTGGTGAAACACCGCTGAATCTGGCTCCGGGTGTAGCGGAATATGCCATTCCCTTTCGTACGGTTGCCGATGCTTATCGCCTGAAGGAGAAATTGCGATCGCTCGAAGCCTCTGATCGAGAAAAGATTCGGGTGGCGATCGTTGGGGCAGGCTATAGCGGCATTGAGTTAGCGTGCAAGTTAGCCGAACGACTGGGTGAACGGGGTCGAATTCGCATCGTCGAGATCGGCGACCAGATCCTGAGAACCTCGCCAGAATTTAACCGTGAGGCAGCAACGAAGGCATTGCAGGAACGGGGTGTCTGGGTCGATTTGGAAACCAAAGTGGTTTCGGTTAATCCAGAGGCGATCGCTCTGGAATATAAAGGCAAAGTAGACGAAATTCCCGTCGATATTGTTTTGTGGACGGTAGGCACGCAGGTGCCAGAGATCGTGCAGCATCTCCCCTTGAAGCACAACCAACGGGGTCAAGTCGTCGTCACTCCTCTATTACAGGTAGTCGATGCTCCTGATGTTTTTGCGGTAGGAGATCTGGCAGAATGTTACGACGCTGAGGGGCAGCGAGTTCCTGCCACCGCGCAGGTCGCCTTTCAACAGGCTGAGTTTGCCAGTTGGAATATTTGGGCATCTCTCACAGATCGTCCATTGCTGCCCTTCCGTTATCAGGCATTGGGCGAAATGATGTCACTGGGCATGTCAGATGCCACGTTCACGGGGTTAGGGGTTAAGCTGGAGGGCACGCCTGCCCATGTCATGCGGCGACTCGCCTACCTGTATCGGATGCCCACCCTTGAACACCAGCTTAAGGTAGGGTTGAACTGGATTATGCGCCCAATCCAGGATTTGCTGATGCCGTAG
- a CDS encoding tetratricopeptide repeat protein produces MAGGLWNLAQPAHPQALVPHVLQLDGNQLEEQGLRLAQEAAQLAQFQQFQLALPRAELATQLAPDNADIWTLLGSLYLQTENVDEGIRALEQAKTLDQENPAILFAIGSAYFRKQDYNRSIEYLQAGLRLQADVPGALFDLGNAYYMLRQYDQAIAQYQKAVDLDEEFWPAVNNIGLALYEKGDIEGALQQWRSAIEIDGSQAEPQLALAVVLYSQGDREQALLLGETAIRLDERYGSPDFLRENLWGDRLMEQAQAFLQLPRIKETIAQSSQTSPSE; encoded by the coding sequence ATGGCGGGCGGTCTGTGGAACCTGGCTCAACCCGCTCACCCTCAAGCGTTGGTGCCCCATGTGTTGCAGTTAGATGGCAACCAGCTTGAGGAACAGGGTTTGCGTCTGGCTCAAGAAGCGGCTCAGTTGGCTCAGTTTCAACAATTTCAGTTAGCTCTACCGCGTGCTGAACTGGCAACTCAGCTTGCTCCTGACAACGCCGACATTTGGACATTGTTAGGCAGTCTCTATCTGCAAACCGAGAACGTAGACGAGGGGATCAGAGCCCTCGAACAGGCTAAGACGCTGGATCAAGAGAACCCAGCGATTCTATTTGCCATTGGGTCAGCTTACTTCCGCAAGCAAGACTACAACCGTTCAATCGAATATTTGCAAGCAGGGTTGCGGCTGCAAGCGGATGTACCGGGGGCGTTGTTTGACCTGGGCAATGCCTATTACATGCTGAGGCAATATGACCAGGCGATCGCCCAATATCAAAAAGCCGTTGACCTGGATGAAGAGTTTTGGCCTGCGGTCAACAACATTGGCTTAGCCCTCTACGAAAAAGGGGATATTGAAGGAGCATTACAGCAGTGGCGATCGGCGATCGAAATTGATGGCAGCCAGGCAGAACCGCAACTGGCATTGGCTGTAGTTCTGTATAGTCAGGGCGATCGCGAACAGGCGTTGTTGTTGGGCGAAACCGCTATCCGGCTTGATGAGCGATATGGTAGCCCAGACTTTTTGCGGGAAAACCTGTGGGGCGATCGCCTGATGGAACAAGCTCAAGCATTCTTACAACTGCCTCGAATTAAGGAAACGATCGCCCAAAGTAGCCAAACGAGTCCCTCCGAGTAG
- a CDS encoding 4-hydroxy-3-methylbut-2-enyl diphosphate reductase: MDTKAFKRSLNNSDRYHRKGFGHDEDVSGQMQSEYQSDLIQQIRDNGYTMTQGDVTIRLAEAFGFCWGVERAVAMAYETRQHFPSERIWITNEIIHNPSVNQRLREMQVGFIPVEAGNKDFSVVESGDVVILPAFGASVQEMQLLNDKGCTIVDTTCPWVSKVWNTVEKHKKGEYTSIIHGKYNHEETIATSSFAGTYLIVLNLAEAQYVSDYILNGGDRAEFMTKFSRACSAGFDPNRDLERIGIANQTTMLKGETEQIGKLFEHTMLRKYGPAKLNEHFLSFNTICDATQERQDAMFQLVDEPLDLMVVIGGYNSSNTTHLQEIAIERGIPSYHIDSGDRIGPGNRVEHKPLKQDLIVQENWLPNGKITVGITSGASTPDKVVATVIEKIFALKAIALV, from the coding sequence ATGGATACCAAAGCGTTTAAGCGATCGCTCAACAACTCTGACCGTTATCACCGCAAGGGCTTTGGACATGATGAGGACGTGTCTGGGCAAATGCAATCAGAGTATCAAAGCGACCTGATTCAACAGATCCGCGACAACGGCTACACGATGACGCAAGGAGATGTGACGATTCGGTTAGCGGAGGCGTTTGGCTTCTGTTGGGGGGTGGAACGGGCAGTAGCGATGGCCTATGAGACGCGCCAACACTTCCCTAGCGAACGCATCTGGATCACCAATGAAATCATCCACAATCCCTCAGTCAATCAGCGTCTACGGGAGATGCAGGTGGGCTTTATCCCGGTTGAGGCGGGTAACAAAGATTTCTCGGTGGTTGAGTCGGGTGATGTGGTAATTTTGCCTGCGTTTGGAGCCAGCGTGCAGGAGATGCAACTGCTCAACGACAAGGGTTGCACAATCGTTGATACGACCTGCCCCTGGGTTTCCAAAGTGTGGAACACGGTTGAGAAACATAAGAAAGGGGAGTACACCTCGATCATTCACGGCAAATACAATCACGAAGAGACGATCGCCACCAGTTCCTTTGCGGGCACTTATCTGATTGTGTTGAATCTGGCGGAGGCTCAGTATGTCTCTGACTACATCCTTAATGGGGGCGATCGCGCCGAGTTTATGACCAAATTCAGCCGCGCTTGCTCCGCTGGGTTTGACCCCAATCGCGATTTAGAGCGCATTGGCATCGCCAACCAAACCACCATGTTGAAAGGTGAGACAGAGCAGATTGGCAAACTGTTTGAGCACACGATGTTGCGGAAATATGGTCCTGCCAAGTTGAACGAGCACTTCCTCAGTTTCAATACCATCTGTGATGCGACGCAGGAACGGCAGGATGCCATGTTTCAACTGGTGGATGAGCCATTGGATTTGATGGTGGTCATCGGGGGGTACAACTCCTCCAACACAACCCACTTGCAAGAAATTGCTATCGAGCGGGGCATCCCCTCCTATCACATCGACAGTGGCGATCGCATTGGTCCTGGCAACCGAGTGGAACACAAACCCTTAAAACAAGACCTGATTGTTCAAGAAAACTGGCTCCCCAATGGCAAGATCACAGTGGGTATTACCTCTGGAGCCTCAACACCCGACAAGGTAGTTGCGACGGTGATTGAGAAGATCTTTGCCCTCAAGGCGATCGCGCTTGTATAG
- a CDS encoding DUF2949 domain-containing protein, with the protein MKTSLKTRLIRFLQEELAIPYDSIAIALRHEEQTPSLLPMVLWQYGLVTLEQLDKIFDWLETA; encoded by the coding sequence ATGAAAACGTCACTAAAGACAAGATTAATTCGGTTTCTTCAGGAGGAGTTGGCGATTCCCTACGATTCGATTGCCATTGCTCTGCGCCATGAAGAACAAACCCCCAGCCTTCTGCCGATGGTGCTCTGGCAATATGGGTTAGTCACCCTGGAGCAACTTGACAAGATTTTCGACTGGTTAGAAACGGCGTAG
- a CDS encoding lysozyme, producing MATPANTRLVLRITQPTLLKRRVAAEADLLPEEKVLKDPCRIYLHSYAYAVPGEDLQDHYKVCFEAPFNGSSVWYVHKSHSLIEGATPPPPPTAKPQPAPQPSTPQPNTTKPGKGKINQAGLDLIKQFEGLKLEAYICPAGVPTIGYGTTAGVKMGDRITAEQAEVLLRKDVEKFERAVVNAVKVPLTENQFSALVSFTYNLGAGALQKSTLLKLLNQGNYEAAAQEFPKWNKAAGKVLTGLTRRRQAEQALFLKK from the coding sequence ATGGCAACTCCTGCTAATACACGCTTAGTTCTTAGAATTACTCAACCTACTCTGCTCAAACGCCGTGTTGCGGCTGAAGCAGATCTGTTGCCCGAAGAAAAGGTTCTCAAAGACCCTTGTCGAATTTATCTGCATTCCTACGCCTACGCAGTGCCGGGGGAAGATTTACAAGACCACTACAAGGTCTGTTTTGAAGCTCCCTTCAATGGCTCCAGCGTTTGGTATGTCCACAAATCCCACAGCCTGATTGAGGGAGCAACCCCTCCACCTCCCCCGACGGCTAAACCTCAACCTGCGCCTCAACCCTCAACCCCTCAACCCAACACCACCAAGCCCGGCAAAGGCAAAATCAATCAGGCAGGACTGGACTTAATCAAGCAGTTTGAAGGGTTGAAGCTAGAAGCTTACATTTGTCCCGCAGGGGTGCCAACCATCGGCTATGGCACAACAGCTGGCGTTAAAATGGGCGATCGCATCACTGCTGAGCAAGCCGAAGTCCTCCTCCGCAAAGATGTTGAAAAGTTTGAGAGAGCCGTCGTTAACGCTGTCAAAGTCCCCCTGACCGAAAACCAATTCAGCGCGTTAGTCTCCTTTACCTACAATTTGGGAGCCGGGGCACTGCAAAAGTCAACGCTGCTCAAGCTGCTGAACCAGGGCAATTATGAAGCCGCCGCTCAGGAGTTTCCCAAGTGGAATAAAGCTGCTGGCAAAGTACTGACTGGGTTAACTCGTCGTCGGCAAGCTGAGCAAGCCCTGTTTTTGAAGAAGTAG